In Akkermansia muciniphila, one DNA window encodes the following:
- the fabF gene encoding beta-ketoacyl-ACP synthase II, with translation MTDRRIVITGIGVISPLGNDLASTWEAMKAGRSGIDTIKSMDVTGYSTKIAGEVKDFDPAPYFKTPKDARRVDRFTHFAMGAAGMALKDSGLDLDAEDKTRIGVMVGSGIGGLGTLESQHATLLSKGPARVSPFMIPYMISNIASGLISMEYGLGGPNMSIVTACATSNHNIGEAWRIMKFGDADVMVCGGAEATILPTGVAGFSNMKALSSRNDEPQRASRPYDVDRDGFVMGEGAGVVILETLEHAQKRGAKIYGELVGYGISADAYHLTAPDPEGRGAARCMKMALEHAGMKPEEIDYVNTHGTSTPLGDICEIKALKAVFGDHAKNGLLISSTKSMTGHLLGAAGGVELAVCLMAMQDNIVPPTINVDNQDPECDLDCVPNKARETRVDAVLSNSFGFGGHNSSVIVKRFA, from the coding sequence ATGACCGACCGCAGAATTGTTATCACCGGCATCGGAGTGATCAGCCCCCTGGGCAATGATCTCGCATCCACCTGGGAAGCCATGAAGGCTGGCCGCAGCGGCATTGACACCATCAAGTCCATGGATGTTACCGGCTACTCCACGAAAATCGCCGGTGAAGTCAAGGATTTCGATCCCGCTCCGTACTTCAAGACGCCCAAGGACGCCCGCCGCGTGGACCGCTTCACGCACTTTGCCATGGGCGCCGCCGGAATGGCCCTCAAGGACTCCGGGCTGGATCTGGACGCGGAGGACAAAACCCGCATCGGCGTCATGGTGGGCAGCGGCATCGGCGGTCTCGGCACGCTGGAAAGCCAGCATGCCACGCTTCTTTCCAAGGGACCGGCCCGCGTGTCCCCCTTCATGATTCCGTACATGATCAGCAACATTGCCTCCGGCCTCATCTCCATGGAATACGGCCTCGGCGGTCCGAACATGTCTATCGTCACGGCCTGCGCCACCTCCAACCACAACATCGGGGAAGCCTGGCGCATCATGAAGTTCGGCGACGCCGACGTCATGGTCTGCGGCGGGGCGGAAGCTACCATCCTGCCCACGGGCGTGGCCGGGTTCAGCAACATGAAAGCCCTCAGCTCACGCAATGACGAACCCCAGCGGGCCTCCCGCCCGTACGACGTGGACCGCGACGGCTTCGTCATGGGAGAAGGCGCCGGCGTTGTCATTCTGGAAACGCTGGAGCACGCCCAGAAGCGCGGCGCGAAAATCTACGGGGAGCTCGTCGGCTACGGCATCTCTGCGGACGCCTACCACCTTACCGCCCCAGACCCGGAAGGCCGCGGCGCCGCCCGCTGCATGAAAATGGCTCTGGAACACGCGGGAATGAAGCCGGAAGAAATCGACTACGTCAACACGCACGGCACCTCCACCCCGCTGGGCGACATCTGCGAAATCAAGGCCCTCAAGGCCGTCTTCGGCGACCACGCCAAAAACGGGCTGCTGATCAGCTCCACCAAATCCATGACCGGCCACCTTCTGGGCGCCGCCGGCGGCGTGGAACTGGCCGTCTGCCTGATGGCCATGCAGGACAACATCGTCCCGCCCACCATCAACGTGGACAACCAGGATCCGGAATGCGACCTGGACTGCGTGCCCAACAAGGCCCGTGAAACCAGGGTGGATGCCGTCCTGAGCAACTCCTTCGGCTTCGGGGGGCATAACTCCTCCGTCATCGTGAAACGGTTCGCCTGA
- the pyrH gene encoding UMP kinase has protein sequence MSDTSAPAYRRILLKLSGEALRSPGSMDNISPEIVARIAEEIAQAHRSGIQIGLVVGGGNFWRGAKASVRGMDRATADYVGMLATVMNALALQSALERAGVPCVVQSAIEMKNVAESFIRLRARSYLDNNKIVIFAAGTGNPFFSTDTTAALRASEINAEVVMKATSVDGVYDADPKKVSGAKRFDTISYQECLERQLKVMDSTAFTLCMDNKKPIIVFDMHTPGNITRALLGEPIGTIIS, from the coding sequence ATGTCTGATACATCTGCACCCGCCTATCGAAGAATCCTCCTGAAACTCAGCGGGGAAGCCTTGCGCAGCCCCGGCAGCATGGACAACATTTCCCCGGAAATCGTCGCCCGCATTGCTGAAGAAATCGCCCAGGCGCACCGCTCCGGCATCCAAATAGGCCTGGTCGTGGGCGGCGGCAATTTCTGGCGCGGGGCGAAAGCCAGCGTGCGCGGCATGGACCGCGCCACGGCGGATTACGTGGGCATGCTCGCCACCGTGATGAACGCCCTGGCCCTTCAAAGCGCGCTGGAACGGGCGGGAGTCCCCTGCGTGGTGCAGTCCGCCATTGAAATGAAAAACGTCGCGGAATCCTTCATCCGCCTGAGGGCCCGCTCGTATCTGGACAACAATAAAATCGTCATCTTCGCCGCCGGCACAGGCAACCCGTTCTTTTCCACGGACACCACGGCCGCCCTGCGCGCCAGCGAAATCAATGCGGAAGTGGTCATGAAGGCCACCTCCGTGGACGGAGTGTATGATGCGGACCCCAAAAAAGTCTCCGGAGCCAAGCGATTTGACACCATCTCGTATCAGGAATGCCTGGAACGCCAGCTCAAAGTGATGGACTCCACGGCCTTCACCCTGTGCATGGACAACAAAAAACCCATCATCGTATTCGACATGCACACGCCGGGCAACATCACGCGCGCCCTTCTCGGGGAACCGATCGGCACCATCATCAGCTGA
- a CDS encoding M16 family metallopeptidase — MSSAKEPVTRRFGNGLTVLIKEDKSHPVVSLQYWVGTGSMNEGHWQGSGLSHLLEHLVFKGTAHFSGQELARKVQERGGHWNAYTSVNRTVYYIDGPAESWQIFLNLLTELVFFPTFPEDEMEREKEVVRREMAMYADDPDSVAYQLLMQTLYLKHPRRWPVLGERAAFDCLTRQDVLDYHASRYVPNNVVLSIAGDVDAVEILSHLELLVEDLKSRPLNREPIPHEPHQFGSRRVRKEFAVPYSKLHLAWRLPCSAHPDTPALSALSSILGGGRSARFYEKFHDRLGLVYGIEVHSNQSETDEGAFTISIDVDRAQRDKVRDLVLQELRNLAEEDFTEDLKRVCKQTRVSRLRRRSSASGMASEMGADWFGARNLNLSSEWQEAIERVTTEDLRRVCSTWLSSPNVTEVSLDPPGSNAGDEEGASAAEETALSEHVLGNGMKVVIREDHRLPLAYACMAFKAGCRAENEHDAGVTDLMAECLLKGTSTRSAADIARFLEDIGGAVNTSAGNNSLSVGCQILAEDLDAGLELMADVVMNPSFPEDAFLREQESFVADAEEDMEDPLSVAFRQERKVAYGHVSYGNSPSGTPESLSSLTVQDIKRQYERIICASNAVICISGDVRKEEVLPLLEKHLGGMRAGTPPALTPTPALRAGREVAVLDKQQAVLVVGVPGVDVASPEMAQALLFQSWCSDMAGPVFTNIREEAGLAYYASSSLFIGMDAGGICFYLGTSPEQLEEAGRRLEETLEMIYEQGMTEEELERTRAAALSSRLLAMQSNGTLCQMLALDILFGLPLEAFEQQTNAIRKMDLDRMNAFIRKALDPAQPRSWSVVRPPAGE, encoded by the coding sequence ATGAGTTCAGCCAAGGAACCTGTGACGCGCCGTTTTGGAAATGGTTTGACGGTTTTGATCAAGGAGGACAAGTCTCATCCCGTAGTGTCCCTCCAGTACTGGGTTGGCACGGGGTCCATGAATGAGGGGCACTGGCAGGGGAGCGGACTTTCCCATTTGCTGGAGCATCTGGTGTTTAAGGGAACGGCGCATTTCTCCGGTCAGGAACTGGCCCGCAAGGTGCAGGAACGCGGCGGCCACTGGAATGCGTACACCAGCGTGAACCGCACCGTGTACTACATAGACGGCCCTGCGGAGTCCTGGCAGATTTTTCTGAATCTTCTGACGGAGCTTGTATTTTTCCCCACGTTCCCGGAAGACGAGATGGAGCGGGAGAAGGAGGTGGTGCGCCGGGAGATGGCCATGTATGCGGATGATCCCGATTCCGTGGCCTACCAGCTTCTGATGCAGACGCTGTATCTCAAGCATCCCCGCCGCTGGCCCGTGTTGGGTGAGCGCGCCGCCTTTGACTGCCTGACGCGGCAGGACGTGCTGGATTACCATGCCAGCCGTTATGTTCCGAATAACGTGGTTCTTTCCATCGCGGGAGATGTGGATGCCGTGGAGATTCTTTCCCATCTGGAATTGCTGGTGGAAGACCTGAAATCCCGTCCCCTGAACCGGGAACCCATTCCCCATGAACCTCACCAGTTCGGTTCCCGCAGGGTTCGGAAGGAGTTTGCCGTGCCTTATTCCAAGCTGCACCTTGCCTGGCGCCTGCCCTGTTCCGCCCATCCGGATACGCCGGCCCTTTCCGCGCTGTCCAGCATTCTGGGCGGCGGACGTTCCGCGCGTTTTTATGAAAAGTTCCATGACCGCCTGGGGCTGGTGTACGGCATTGAGGTGCATTCCAACCAGTCTGAGACGGATGAGGGGGCGTTCACCATCAGCATTGACGTGGACCGCGCCCAGCGCGACAAAGTGCGGGACCTGGTGCTCCAGGAGCTTCGCAATCTGGCGGAAGAGGATTTTACGGAGGACTTGAAGAGAGTTTGCAAACAGACCCGTGTCAGCCGCCTGCGCCGCAGGAGTTCCGCTTCCGGGATGGCCTCGGAAATGGGGGCGGACTGGTTCGGCGCGCGCAATTTGAACCTGTCTTCCGAATGGCAGGAGGCTATTGAACGGGTGACAACGGAAGATTTGCGCCGCGTTTGTTCCACCTGGCTGTCTTCCCCGAATGTGACGGAAGTCAGCCTGGACCCCCCGGGCAGCAATGCCGGGGATGAAGAAGGGGCCTCCGCCGCCGAGGAAACGGCCCTGAGCGAGCATGTTCTTGGCAACGGCATGAAGGTGGTGATCCGTGAAGACCATCGCCTGCCGCTGGCCTATGCCTGCATGGCGTTCAAAGCCGGATGCCGTGCGGAAAATGAGCATGACGCCGGAGTGACGGACTTGATGGCCGAATGCCTGCTGAAAGGAACCTCCACCCGTTCCGCCGCGGATATAGCCCGTTTTCTGGAAGACATCGGGGGGGCCGTCAACACATCCGCCGGTAATAATTCCCTGAGCGTGGGGTGTCAGATCCTGGCGGAAGACCTGGACGCCGGGCTGGAGCTGATGGCGGACGTAGTCATGAATCCGTCTTTCCCGGAAGACGCCTTTCTGAGGGAACAGGAGTCTTTTGTGGCGGATGCGGAGGAGGATATGGAAGACCCTCTTTCCGTGGCGTTCCGGCAGGAGCGGAAGGTGGCTTACGGGCATGTCTCCTATGGGAATTCCCCTTCCGGCACGCCGGAAAGCCTGTCTTCACTGACGGTTCAGGACATCAAAAGGCAATATGAACGCATTATCTGCGCCTCCAATGCCGTGATTTGCATTTCCGGAGATGTCAGGAAGGAAGAGGTTCTGCCTCTTCTGGAAAAACATCTGGGAGGCATGAGGGCGGGAACGCCTCCGGCCCTGACTCCCACGCCCGCGCTGCGGGCCGGCCGGGAAGTGGCCGTTCTGGACAAACAGCAGGCCGTGCTGGTAGTGGGGGTGCCGGGCGTGGACGTGGCTTCCCCGGAGATGGCCCAGGCTCTGCTGTTCCAGTCCTGGTGCAGTGATATGGCCGGTCCCGTTTTCACCAATATCCGGGAGGAAGCCGGACTGGCCTATTATGCCAGTTCTTCCCTGTTCATCGGCATGGATGCCGGAGGCATCTGCTTCTATCTGGGGACCTCCCCGGAACAATTGGAGGAAGCCGGGCGGAGGCTGGAAGAAACCCTGGAGATGATTTATGAACAGGGCATGACGGAGGAGGAGCTGGAACGCACCAGGGCGGCCGCCCTGTCTTCCCGTCTGCTAGCCATGCAGTCCAATGGAACGTTGTGCCAGATGCTGGCGCTGGATATCCTGTTCGGTCTGCCTCTGGAAGCGTTTGAACAGCAGACGAACGCTATCAGGAAGATGGATCTGGACCGGATGAACGCCTTTATCAGGAAGGCGCTGGATCCCGCCCAGCCGCGTTCCTGGTCCGTCGTGCGCCCGCCTGCCGGGGAATAA
- a CDS encoding redoxin domain-containing protein: MMLLIGKPAPHFSANAVVNGTIVPDFSLDQFKGKKYVILFFYPKDFTFVCPTELIGFQEALGEFDKRDVAVVGCSTDSEFSHWAWINTPRSQGGIQGVTYPIVSDINKTISADYGVLAGDEEIDEDGNVEVNGELIAYRGLFLIDKDGIVRHQLINDFPLGRSIDEAIRVVDALQHFELYGEVCPLGWHKGDAAMTPSHEGVASYLSK, from the coding sequence ATCATGCTTCTCATAGGAAAACCGGCACCTCATTTCAGCGCAAACGCAGTTGTAAACGGTACCATCGTACCGGATTTCAGCCTTGACCAGTTCAAGGGCAAAAAATACGTAATCCTGTTCTTCTACCCGAAGGATTTCACCTTCGTGTGCCCTACCGAGCTGATCGGCTTCCAGGAAGCCCTGGGCGAATTCGACAAGCGTGACGTAGCCGTCGTCGGCTGCTCCACGGACAGCGAATTCTCCCACTGGGCCTGGATCAACACCCCCCGCAGCCAGGGCGGCATCCAGGGCGTGACCTACCCCATCGTCTCCGACATCAACAAGACCATTTCCGCCGACTACGGCGTGCTGGCCGGCGATGAGGAAATTGACGAAGACGGCAATGTGGAAGTCAACGGGGAACTGATCGCCTACCGCGGCCTCTTCCTGATTGACAAGGACGGCATCGTCCGCCACCAGCTCATCAACGACTTCCCGCTGGGACGCTCCATTGATGAAGCCATCCGCGTAGTTGACGCCCTCCAGCACTTCGAACTGTACGGGGAAGTCTGCCCCCTTGGCTGGCACAAGGGAGACGCGGCCATGACCCCGTCCCACGAAGGCGTGGCCTCCTACCTCAGCAAGTAA
- a CDS encoding bactofilin family protein, with product MTDNVTNFLASGIEIKGTIRFQNDMHIDGKIEGEIISDKGKVTIGETAQIKGDITAGDVRIYGNVEGKVTSDRCELKQQARVVGDMKTRSLAMEEGAHLLGRTEIG from the coding sequence ATGACAGACAACGTAACCAACTTCCTCGCCTCCGGCATCGAAATCAAGGGAACCATCCGTTTCCAGAATGACATGCACATCGACGGCAAAATCGAAGGCGAAATCATCTCCGACAAGGGAAAAGTCACCATCGGGGAAACCGCCCAAATCAAGGGTGACATCACTGCCGGAGACGTCCGCATCTATGGCAACGTGGAAGGCAAGGTCACCTCTGACCGCTGCGAACTCAAGCAGCAGGCCCGCGTCGTCGGAGACATGAAAACGCGCAGCCTCGCCATGGAGGAAGGCGCCCACCTGCTGGGCCGCACGGAAATCGGCTAA
- a CDS encoding sugar O-acetyltransferase, translating to MRYEAKDFLETASPDALRKIARARELTREYYFSAYGDTRRRREILQELLGGIGDNVTIDTPFHCDYGKNIFLGSNVIIGMNCTLVDNAPIHIGSQVLIASNVQIYTASHPVLPQERLVTKWEEGKGTFFRTYALPVEIEDQVWIGGGSVLLPGVTIGKGSVIGAGSVVTHSIPAGCVAVGNPCRVIRRF from the coding sequence ATGCGTTATGAAGCAAAAGATTTTTTGGAAACGGCAAGTCCTGATGCGTTAAGGAAAATTGCCCGGGCGAGGGAATTGACAAGGGAATATTATTTTTCCGCGTATGGCGATACGCGGAGAAGACGTGAAATTCTTCAGGAATTGCTGGGAGGGATTGGGGATAACGTGACGATAGATACTCCCTTTCATTGCGACTACGGGAAGAACATCTTTTTAGGGAGCAACGTGATCATCGGCATGAACTGCACGTTGGTGGATAATGCGCCCATTCACATTGGCAGCCAGGTGTTGATTGCGTCCAATGTTCAGATTTATACGGCTTCGCATCCGGTCTTGCCTCAGGAACGCCTTGTGACGAAATGGGAAGAAGGTAAGGGAACGTTTTTCCGAACTTATGCACTGCCGGTAGAAATTGAGGATCAGGTATGGATTGGAGGCGGCAGCGTTCTGCTGCCGGGCGTGACGATAGGAAAAGGCTCCGTTATTGGAGCGGGAAGCGTCGTTACTCATTCCATACCGGCCGGCTGTGTTGCTGTTGGGAATCCATGCAGGGTGATCAGGCGTTTTTGA
- a CDS encoding AraC family transcriptional regulator, with protein sequence MKNRQNIEFQVGSREEALPGFSPDFPYIASRAELDKYPGQSVPWHWHQAVELFFIESGSLEYYTPKGTACFPSGSGGMVNSNVLHRTKTAVHTGKNVQLLHIFDVSLLDGGKGSRIGQKYISPVVSDPEVELISFSPANPRDEKILELIRDSFQLSDREFGYEMKLRNALSEIWMRIFNQFPFSAQRKECNKRDDKIKQMMAYVHEHYSGKIAVQELAAAAFLSERECFRTFRDCLHMTPVEYIRSYRLQIACRMLADVRIPITDVGYSCGLGSSSYFGKIFREYFYCTPTEYRRKWRNRDI encoded by the coding sequence GTGAAAAATAGACAAAATATAGAATTCCAGGTGGGAAGCAGAGAAGAAGCTCTTCCGGGCTTTTCACCCGATTTCCCATACATAGCTTCACGGGCGGAACTTGACAAGTATCCGGGGCAGTCTGTTCCCTGGCATTGGCATCAGGCGGTGGAGTTATTTTTTATAGAGAGCGGTTCTCTTGAATATTATACCCCAAAGGGAACAGCTTGTTTCCCGTCAGGATCCGGCGGCATGGTGAATTCCAATGTATTGCATCGGACAAAGACAGCAGTGCATACGGGAAAAAACGTCCAGTTGCTTCATATTTTTGATGTATCCCTGCTTGATGGAGGGAAGGGGAGCCGGATAGGACAAAAATATATTTCTCCAGTTGTTTCAGATCCGGAGGTGGAATTGATCTCTTTCTCCCCTGCAAATCCCCGGGATGAAAAAATTCTGGAACTGATACGGGATTCTTTTCAACTTTCAGATCGTGAATTTGGGTATGAAATGAAGTTGAGGAATGCCCTGTCGGAAATCTGGATGAGGATATTTAACCAATTCCCTTTTTCCGCTCAAAGAAAAGAATGCAATAAAAGGGATGATAAAATAAAGCAGATGATGGCCTATGTCCATGAACATTATTCCGGGAAAATTGCTGTTCAGGAACTCGCGGCGGCGGCTTTTTTAAGTGAAAGGGAATGCTTCAGAACATTTCGCGATTGCCTGCATATGACGCCGGTGGAATATATCAGAAGCTATCGTTTGCAAATAGCTTGCCGGATGCTGGCTGACGTCAGGATTCCCATTACGGACGTAGGTTATTCCTGCGGATTGGGCAGCAGCAGTTATTTTGGAAAGATTTTCCGGGAATATTTTTATTGCACCCCAACCGAATACCGGAGAAAATGGCGGAATCGTGATATTTAA
- a CDS encoding HD domain-containing protein, which yields MDPDRKTAERAIREAYESNPGGWAEHSRHVAQACENIASHCKGLSGEKAYVLGLLHDIGRHAGVSSEKHLIDGYRYCSARGWNKAAQICISHAFMIQDINTSIGTFDVSEEDYLFMKNFVENAVYDDYDRLVQLCDALALPTGFCLLEKRFVDVTIRYGVHPFTVDRWKKILQLKAFFEKKTDCSIYDLLPGAVENSFRQEESHAL from the coding sequence ATGGATCCGGACAGAAAAACCGCGGAACGGGCAATCAGGGAAGCATATGAATCCAACCCGGGAGGCTGGGCGGAACATTCCCGCCATGTAGCGCAGGCCTGTGAAAATATAGCATCACATTGTAAAGGGTTGTCCGGCGAAAAGGCTTATGTTCTGGGGTTGTTGCATGATATTGGACGGCATGCCGGAGTAAGTTCCGAAAAGCATTTAATAGACGGGTACCGCTATTGTTCGGCAAGAGGCTGGAACAAGGCTGCGCAGATTTGCATTTCTCATGCGTTTATGATACAGGATATTAATACTTCTATCGGCACGTTTGACGTGAGTGAAGAAGATTACCTGTTCATGAAAAATTTTGTAGAGAACGCAGTCTATGACGACTATGACCGTCTGGTCCAGTTATGTGATGCTTTGGCCTTGCCTACAGGCTTCTGCCTTTTGGAAAAACGTTTTGTAGATGTGACAATCCGTTATGGAGTGCATCCGTTTACGGTGGACCGGTGGAAAAAAATTCTTCAGCTCAAGGCGTTCTTTGAAAAGAAAACAGACTGTTCCATTTATGATCTGTTGCCGGGAGCCGTTGAAAACAGTTTTCGTCAGGAGGAAAGCCATGCGTTATGA
- a CDS encoding glycine zipper 2TM domain-containing protein has product MKTASILTIGCAVMALSITSCTNFGSPNTYNLNEIGGAQETYTGTVTSVENVKIQANNANTGTGIGAVAGGLTGAMFGGGNAKFATAAGGAILGGIAGNQIDKAINNTTGERITVRLDQKRNGTRNYTVVQVASRNNPIQVGQRVRVIIGNNGSRVLAY; this is encoded by the coding sequence ATGAAAACAGCTTCCATTCTTACCATCGGCTGTGCAGTCATGGCGCTGTCCATTACTTCCTGCACCAACTTCGGTTCCCCGAACACCTATAACCTGAATGAAATCGGCGGAGCCCAGGAAACCTATACCGGCACGGTCACCAGCGTGGAAAACGTCAAAATCCAGGCCAATAACGCCAACACCGGCACCGGAATCGGCGCCGTGGCGGGCGGGTTGACCGGCGCCATGTTCGGGGGCGGCAACGCCAAATTCGCGACGGCGGCGGGCGGCGCCATTCTGGGCGGCATCGCCGGCAACCAGATTGACAAGGCCATCAACAACACGACCGGGGAACGCATCACCGTGCGTCTGGACCAGAAAAGGAACGGCACCCGCAACTACACGGTCGTCCAGGTCGCCAGCAGGAACAACCCGATCCAGGTCGGACAGCGCGTGCGCGTGATCATCGGCAACAACGGTTCCCGCGTGCTGGCCTATTAA
- a CDS encoding mechanosensitive ion channel family protein has translation MADASPREDIWTKTMDFLNMPDWLKLEMVQSAGVKILHVAVWLVISWILLKLLCQVLKKITILKMSPQASRLTVKIVKNVGYIIIGVEAFALMGFDILTLLGAASIIGVAVGFASQTSLSNIISGLFLVGEKQINLGDMIEVNGITGNVDSINLMSVQLRLPNNTMVRIPNEIIIKNPVSNITRFSTRRCDLSLGVDYNCDIEHVVNVLREIVKQNKFCLDDPAPLISFSGFQDSSLGFTVGAWCQKENFLDCKKTLAHDIKRRFEEEGISFPFPTCSLESRSPIKVEISGPPEKNQ, from the coding sequence ATGGCAGACGCATCCCCCAGAGAAGACATCTGGACAAAAACCATGGACTTCCTGAACATGCCGGACTGGCTCAAGCTGGAAATGGTGCAGTCCGCGGGAGTCAAAATCCTGCACGTGGCGGTATGGCTGGTAATCAGCTGGATACTCCTGAAACTGCTCTGCCAGGTGCTCAAAAAAATCACTATTTTGAAAATGTCGCCCCAGGCCTCCCGCCTGACGGTGAAAATCGTCAAAAACGTCGGCTATATCATTATAGGCGTGGAAGCCTTTGCCCTGATGGGGTTCGATATCCTGACCCTGCTGGGCGCGGCCAGCATCATCGGCGTCGCCGTAGGCTTCGCCTCCCAGACCTCCCTGTCCAACATCATCAGCGGCCTCTTCCTGGTAGGGGAAAAGCAGATTAACCTGGGGGATATGATTGAAGTGAATGGAATTACCGGAAACGTGGACTCCATCAACCTGATGTCCGTCCAGCTCCGGCTGCCGAACAATACCATGGTGCGCATTCCCAATGAAATAATCATCAAAAATCCGGTCAGCAATATCACCCGTTTTTCCACGCGCCGGTGCGACCTGAGTCTGGGCGTGGACTATAACTGCGACATTGAGCATGTCGTGAACGTTCTCCGGGAAATAGTCAAACAAAACAAATTCTGCCTGGACGACCCCGCGCCCCTCATCTCGTTTTCAGGGTTCCAGGACTCTTCCCTGGGCTTTACCGTAGGCGCCTGGTGCCAGAAAGAAAATTTCCTGGACTGCAAGAAAACGCTTGCCCATGACATCAAGCGCCGCTTTGAGGAAGAAGGCATTTCCTTCCCCTTCCCTACCTGCAGCCTGGAGAGCAGAAGCCCCATCAAGGTGGAAATTTCCGGACCTCCGGAGAAAAATCAATAA
- the frr gene encoding ribosome recycling factor: MDAETLLLETEESMLKAVDFAKQEFSGVRTGKASPGLVENLDVHVSSYGSVMKLKGLAVISTPEPRLILIQPFDPSTVHDIGRAINESKLNLNPLVEGRSIRLPIPALTEERRKDLVKLVKSQAEEARVRVRGARKAAMDSAKKLKAENIVTEDGQRDLETQIQKLTDKYVKEIDELVAVKEKDIMTI; this comes from the coding sequence ATGGACGCAGAAACATTATTATTGGAAACGGAGGAATCCATGCTCAAGGCCGTGGACTTCGCCAAACAGGAATTCTCCGGCGTACGCACGGGCAAAGCCTCCCCCGGCCTCGTGGAAAACCTGGACGTGCATGTCTCCAGCTACGGCTCCGTCATGAAGCTGAAGGGCCTGGCCGTCATCAGCACGCCGGAACCCCGCCTCATTCTCATCCAGCCCTTTGACCCGAGCACCGTTCACGACATTGGCCGCGCCATCAATGAAAGCAAGCTGAACCTCAATCCCCTGGTGGAAGGCCGCTCCATCCGCCTGCCCATTCCCGCCCTCACGGAAGAACGCCGCAAAGACCTTGTGAAGCTTGTCAAATCCCAGGCGGAAGAAGCCCGCGTACGCGTGCGCGGCGCCCGGAAGGCCGCCATGGATTCCGCCAAAAAGCTCAAGGCGGAAAACATCGTCACGGAAGACGGCCAGCGCGACCTGGAAACGCAAATCCAGAAGCTGACGGACAAATACGTGAAGGAGATTGACGAGCTGGTGGCCGTCAAGGAAAAGGATATCATGACCATCTAA
- the recR gene encoding recombination mediator RecR — protein sequence MNNLDYPIPVLELVTALKQLPGIGIRGAERMALWMLQGHMGEAEAIALTIGQAAEHVTPCPVCGFFSTEGEPCAACRDEERDSRLICVVEQATDVIPIERSSAYRGLYHCLGGKLSPLDDVEPEDLNIQSLVERVSRQPDCEVILATGSDVEGEATATYLHHLLKEMDCRISRPAQGLPAGSGLSHADTLTLMKALEGRTRL from the coding sequence ATGAATAATCTGGACTATCCCATTCCCGTGCTTGAACTGGTCACCGCCCTGAAACAGCTTCCGGGCATCGGCATCCGCGGCGCGGAACGCATGGCCCTGTGGATGCTCCAGGGGCACATGGGGGAAGCGGAGGCGATTGCCCTCACCATCGGCCAGGCGGCGGAACACGTCACGCCCTGCCCCGTCTGCGGATTCTTCAGCACGGAAGGGGAACCCTGCGCCGCCTGCCGGGACGAAGAACGGGACAGCCGCCTCATCTGCGTGGTGGAACAGGCCACGGACGTCATCCCCATTGAACGCAGCAGCGCCTACCGCGGATTGTACCACTGCCTGGGCGGCAAGCTTTCCCCACTGGATGATGTGGAGCCGGAAGACCTCAACATTCAATCCCTGGTGGAACGCGTCTCCCGGCAGCCTGACTGCGAAGTCATTCTGGCAACAGGCTCCGACGTGGAAGGGGAGGCAACAGCCACCTACCTCCACCATCTGCTCAAAGAAATGGATTGCAGGATTTCCCGCCCTGCCCAGGGGCTGCCTGCCGGTTCCGGCCTCAGCCACGCGGACACGCTGACGCTGATGAAAGCTCTGGAAGGACGCACCCGGCTGTAA